One genomic segment of Synechocystis sp. LKSZ1 includes these proteins:
- a CDS encoding SDR family oxidoreductase, translated as MKILIIGASRGIGLKLLEAAIQQGHIVTALARNPEQISLTNERLKIVKGDIRDQNSLNTAMEGQDVVCSCIGIGPTRKPVTIFSEGTKNILTAMKKTGINLFISVTGIGAGDSKGHGGFLYDKLLQPLLLKTIYEDKDRSEEIIKKSDVNWIIVRPGFLTNGLVTGKYRVLTDLTGIKVGNISRADVAHFILNQAEHPQYLQQTPLLTY; from the coding sequence ATGAAAATTCTTATTATCGGTGCTTCAAGGGGAATTGGCTTAAAATTGCTCGAGGCAGCTATTCAACAAGGCCACATAGTAACGGCTTTGGCCAGAAATCCAGAGCAAATATCATTAACCAATGAGCGACTAAAAATAGTCAAGGGAGATATTCGAGATCAAAACTCTTTAAATACTGCAATGGAAGGACAAGATGTCGTTTGTTCTTGTATTGGAATTGGTCCCACGAGAAAACCCGTCACTATTTTTTCTGAAGGAACAAAAAATATTTTAACTGCTATGAAAAAAACAGGAATCAATCTCTTTATCTCTGTAACTGGTATTGGGGCAGGAGATAGTAAAGGTCATGGTGGTTTTTTGTACGATAAGTTACTTCAACCGTTGCTACTCAAAACCATCTATGAAGATAAAGACCGTTCCGAGGAGATAATTAAAAAAAGTGATGTTAATTGGATTATCGTCCGACCAGGATTTTTAACCAATGGTCTTGTTACAGGAAAATATCGAGTTTTAACTGATTTAACAGGAATTAAGGTCGGCAATATATCAAGAGCGGATGTGGCTCATTTTATCCTTAATCAAGCAGAACACCCCCAATATTTGCAACAAACACCATTATTGACTTACTGA
- a CDS encoding nuclear transport factor 2 family protein, with protein sequence MSSENAPIETLTNIQVVQQLYAALGKGDIPTVLSLLAEDVVWEMPHPRELVPFGGIWKGVEEVKQFFITTHNSAQFKQTQLQDYIAQADKVVVVGHNKVVAKPTGKEYENDFVAVWTVQDGKIKEMRDFMDTVQAVAAFQPNA encoded by the coding sequence ATGAGTTCAGAAAATGCACCGATAGAAACCCTGACCAATATCCAAGTGGTTCAGCAACTGTATGCCGCCCTGGGTAAAGGAGATATTCCTACGGTCTTGAGCCTGTTAGCCGAGGACGTGGTATGGGAAATGCCTCATCCCCGTGAGTTGGTTCCTTTTGGGGGCATCTGGAAAGGCGTAGAAGAAGTCAAGCAATTTTTTATTACCACCCACAATTCCGCCCAGTTTAAGCAAACGCAACTCCAAGACTATATTGCTCAAGCGGATAAGGTCGTCGTTGTTGGTCATAATAAGGTTGTGGCTAAGCCCACGGGCAAAGAGTACGAAAATGATTTCGTCGCGGTGTGGACCGTCCAAGATGGAAAAATTAAGGAAATGCGTGACTTTATGGATACAGTCCAGGCAGTGGCGGCTTTTCAACCAAATGCCTAG
- a CDS encoding hemerythrin domain-containing protein, with translation MSELPSLTVAGDLSRIHQVITRALQVAIQQCQFFETKTLTTDGGGLQCYITALLQLLDSHHQIEDDLIFPYFQQKIPTLPVAEMERQHQALVPLLERLAGLLPTFDQSPTATIPWTTIAETLIEIEALWEPHYQLEEAHLNEGNISQVIDSAEQERLCHLYAEASKHHITADYLVLPFILYNLPLPERQVMAQAFPPQVTEKLIPGEWYSQWQVMSPYLLT, from the coding sequence ATGTCTGAACTGCCTTCTTTGACCGTTGCGGGTGATCTATCTCGGATTCATCAGGTAATTACAAGGGCTTTGCAAGTGGCAATCCAACAATGTCAGTTCTTCGAGACCAAGACATTAACTACGGATGGCGGTGGCCTGCAATGCTACATCACTGCGTTGTTGCAGTTGCTAGATTCTCACCACCAGATAGAGGATGATCTGATCTTTCCCTACTTTCAGCAAAAAATACCCACTTTACCTGTAGCAGAAATGGAGAGACAGCATCAAGCCCTTGTTCCCCTTTTGGAAAGGTTAGCGGGTCTTCTTCCTACGTTTGACCAGTCCCCTACTGCAACGATACCTTGGACTACTATTGCTGAAACCTTAATAGAGATTGAAGCACTATGGGAACCTCACTATCAATTAGAAGAAGCCCATTTGAATGAGGGCAATATCAGTCAAGTGATTGACTCCGCTGAACAGGAAAGACTTTGTCATCTATATGCGGAAGCCAGTAAGCATCACATTACTGCAGATTATCTAGTGTTGCCTTTTATACTCTACAATTTGCCTCTTCCGGAGCGACAAGTCATGGCCCAGGCTTTTCCTCCCCAGGTTACAGAGAAGCTTATTCCGGGAGAATGGTACTCGCAATGGCAAGTCATGTCTCCTTATCTATTAACTTAA
- a CDS encoding nuclear transport factor 2 family protein has protein sequence MLLISEDFNTHEASLRRLVSQFADAVNRRDADLFKTLWLEEGVWEIKPPIAVMVTGQNNIVDIFSNLLARWDFFVQMIHSGVVSIAGEQAQARWCMEEIGRSHDGQGFHNYGYYEDQFVLREGRWYFARRTYHFYYLEEPQLTGTTFSLAASKALTELT, from the coding sequence ATGCTCCTCATTTCAGAGGATTTCAATACCCATGAAGCAAGTCTCCGCCGTCTGGTTTCCCAGTTTGCTGATGCCGTCAATCGTCGCGATGCCGACTTATTCAAAACCCTCTGGCTAGAGGAGGGGGTTTGGGAAATTAAGCCCCCCATTGCTGTGATGGTGACTGGCCAGAACAATATTGTCGACATCTTTAGTAATCTATTGGCTCGATGGGATTTTTTTGTACAAATGATTCACAGTGGAGTAGTTAGCATCGCGGGAGAACAGGCTCAGGCCCGCTGGTGCATGGAAGAAATTGGCAGAAGTCATGATGGCCAGGGCTTTCACAACTATGGCTACTACGAAGATCAATTCGTACTTCGAGAGGGACGTTGGTATTTTGCCCGTCGTACCTATCATTTTTACTATCTAGAAGAACCCCAGCTGACGGGAACTACCTTTTCCCTAGCGGCCTCTAAGGCCCTAACCGAACTTACTTAA
- a CDS encoding iron uptake porin has translation MGLGGLLLVMVVTPVFGEASLLPLQEQEPTIPVVLSSDSSELPRETSPEVMPSNVMAQVNNVFELREVTPQDWAFEALNVLAHKYQCLPRGLEAFSSGNHSLSRTEFALSLRTCLHYLEQRFSQNSQESPLLSSELLALQRLQADFKSELQALEQNREQTIASVGELAQRIQHLEEQSFSPTTKLFGLVRFSNQFFLSGQGETEATMQQSTYLALTTSFTGQDLLTTSFSATNTKIPELDSFNNGNFVGSTREGSLLTAGAGNTNNSLLLTGLTYQFPVTNNLFVTLKGFSFFNFSEVLIPNFLPYYNVGDGPVSTFAQAPPIFRIGSGSGITLSYSFNDSLSLDLTYHATYGGDPSLQKGLFNGDYITAAQLVYNPEQSLFIEFVYANSYFNAGNFGFDNGLADFNFNGFVGTALANRFDQAGVLFDESSAVSSNAYMLLAYYALSPKLLIGGTINKFDNRLIGKGDADLWTYWFAVTMPDLFKEGNMGGLVIGMEPTLTMLNSTIPFQAFRRDTSLHLEVYYRIQINDNLSITPALIWITAPNQDNSNPDIITGAIRTSFKF, from the coding sequence ATGGGTCTCGGTGGACTCCTGTTGGTAATGGTGGTCACTCCAGTCTTCGGCGAGGCCTCTCTACTCCCTCTACAGGAGCAGGAGCCAACTATTCCTGTTGTATTGTCTTCTGACTCTTCTGAACTACCTAGGGAGACTTCTCCTGAAGTGATGCCATCTAATGTGATGGCGCAGGTCAATAATGTGTTTGAGTTGCGGGAAGTGACGCCTCAGGATTGGGCCTTTGAAGCCCTAAATGTGTTGGCACATAAATATCAATGCCTTCCCAGGGGCCTAGAGGCATTCTCCTCAGGGAATCATTCCCTCTCCCGCACCGAATTTGCCCTCAGCCTCCGGACATGTCTCCATTATTTAGAGCAGAGGTTTAGTCAAAATAGTCAGGAATCCCCATTATTGAGCTCGGAATTGTTAGCCCTGCAGCGTTTACAGGCAGATTTCAAGTCAGAATTACAGGCCTTGGAACAGAATCGTGAGCAGACGATAGCGAGCGTCGGGGAATTAGCCCAGCGAATTCAGCACCTGGAGGAGCAATCCTTTAGTCCGACTACAAAATTGTTTGGTCTGGTGCGTTTTTCTAATCAATTCTTTCTGTCAGGACAGGGAGAAACCGAGGCAACTATGCAACAGTCAACCTATTTAGCTCTCACAACTAGCTTTACGGGCCAGGATTTACTAACGACTTCTTTTTCCGCAACTAATACTAAAATTCCTGAGCTAGATTCGTTTAACAACGGTAATTTTGTTGGTTCCACTCGGGAAGGTTCACTCCTCACCGCCGGGGCTGGCAATACTAATAACTCCCTACTACTGACTGGATTGACCTATCAATTTCCAGTTACGAATAATTTATTTGTGACCTTAAAGGGATTTTCGTTTTTTAATTTTTCCGAAGTACTTATTCCGAATTTTTTACCTTATTATAATGTCGGAGATGGCCCTGTTTCCACCTTTGCCCAAGCCCCTCCTATCTTTCGTATTGGTTCTGGCTCTGGTATCACATTAAGCTATAGTTTCAATGATAGTCTTTCCCTAGATTTAACTTACCATGCTACTTACGGTGGCGATCCTAGTCTTCAGAAAGGATTATTTAATGGGGACTATATTACAGCTGCTCAACTAGTTTATAATCCTGAACAAAGTTTATTTATAGAATTTGTTTATGCTAATAGCTATTTTAACGCTGGTAATTTTGGCTTTGATAATGGCTTAGCAGATTTTAATTTTAATGGTTTTGTCGGTACAGCCTTAGCTAATCGCTTTGATCAAGCTGGGGTTTTATTTGATGAATCCTCTGCTGTTTCCAGTAATGCCTATATGCTTCTAGCTTATTATGCATTGTCTCCTAAATTATTAATTGGAGGCACAATTAATAAATTTGATAATCGTTTAATTGGCAAGGGTGATGCCGATCTCTGGACTTACTGGTTTGCGGTTACTATGCCCGATCTTTTTAAAGAAGGAAATATGGGAGGCTTAGTCATTGGTATGGAGCCTACCTTGACTATGTTGAATAGCACAATTCCCTTCCAAGCTTTTCGACGAGATACATCCTTGCATTTAGAAGTCTATTATCGCATTCAGATCAATGACAACTTATCCATCACGCCTGCTTTGATTTGGATTACAGCCCCTAACCAAGATAACAGTAATCCTGATATCATTACCGGCGCTATTCGCACAAGTTTTAAGTTTTAA
- a CDS encoding nuclear transport factor 2 family protein, protein MSEEKSPQRQTCETLFGSMLKQDWATFETCLDDDIFYRVGSGSPVQGKQSVMDFLKSLYTQVTMQPPDVRQVLDMPEKDQVIFEFEAHYLRLSDNKIVNFACTDVLRMNGDKIKEWRVYVDMSPLYQD, encoded by the coding sequence ATGTCAGAAGAAAAATCGCCTCAACGTCAGACTTGTGAGACCTTATTTGGTTCTATGCTCAAACAGGATTGGGCAACCTTTGAGACCTGCTTGGATGATGATATTTTTTATCGAGTGGGTTCCGGATCGCCGGTGCAAGGGAAGCAATCGGTTATGGATTTCCTAAAGTCTCTGTATACGCAAGTAACCATGCAACCCCCAGATGTCCGTCAGGTTTTAGATATGCCAGAGAAAGATCAAGTCATTTTTGAATTTGAGGCCCACTACCTTCGTTTGTCGGATAACAAAATTGTTAATTTTGCTTGTACCGATGTCTTACGAATGAATGGGGATAAAATCAAAGAATGGCGTGTTTATGTTGACATGTCTCCTCTCTATCAAGACTAA
- a CDS encoding nuclear transport factor 2 family protein: protein MTTVNYATRDRLGEVAFYVLLWKKKGIDLALFDDYWKDVHGPVCARLPGQYQYWQYHVAHNDGGIWPLPGDVLNAASDLEQFDGIAELTFQSVAERQAWFQSAGILMADEYNIFSKAIGYNTSPGNSITYVDQVLDGAPNGPSGLQKYHCLLRKVDGVSVQEFRHFVRNRLVPVLTRSPQVLKCRLHLFDQVDNSRPDAGPVAHLELPEQQYHGAIELAFANTLQLALLLDSPEYQVIAQDLPRYIKNFRPFPERSAYTFVYEGQLTLAGQRSATVADLITRIGAANQLKPDVTTLMLGQQALASSRSLGEKLPGTNADAVKRLFARGEAFDSQGFIDFFTDHPVYQFGNFPVCFDKAAIKASVTAFFGAVSALYHDIKMLWEVGEVVFVEMDVTYWRLDGSEVTLPCADIFRFEGDKVSELRIFMDANPVGDATIPVSPTASVMTLSDQRRYQPVDVMRQFFSDHPDGKQRVTNGFIPKWAIAGPRWPVNFETLASANSAGRNGAILTNEKLPGANADQVKRLFARGEAFDSQGFIDFFTDHPVYQFGNFPVCFDKGAIKASVTAFFGSVNALYHDIKTLWEYGEVVFVEMDVTYWRKDGSQVTLPCFDICRFEGDKLAELRIFMDANPVGNASISVADTASVMVLRDQQKFPSTDLMRVFFREHPDGKERVATGFLPKWAIAGPQWSISSDAISPSSGSDLAVQDKWEQLKGYLKTLRVDQLASLLVTDNARLTPFQ, encoded by the coding sequence ATGACGACAGTTAACTACGCAACGCGTGACCGTTTAGGGGAAGTTGCATTTTACGTCTTACTTTGGAAAAAGAAAGGCATTGATTTGGCCCTTTTTGATGATTACTGGAAAGATGTACATGGTCCTGTCTGTGCCCGCTTACCAGGTCAATATCAATACTGGCAGTACCATGTAGCTCACAACGATGGTGGAATTTGGCCTCTACCAGGGGATGTTCTTAATGCGGCTTCAGATCTAGAACAATTTGACGGCATTGCCGAATTAACATTCCAGTCTGTAGCAGAACGCCAAGCCTGGTTTCAGTCCGCAGGGATTTTGATGGCTGACGAATACAACATCTTCAGTAAAGCCATCGGGTACAATACGAGCCCTGGTAACTCCATTACTTACGTTGATCAGGTTCTTGACGGCGCCCCCAATGGCCCCTCGGGACTCCAGAAATATCACTGTCTACTCCGTAAGGTAGATGGCGTTAGTGTCCAAGAGTTTCGTCACTTCGTACGGAATCGATTGGTGCCTGTGTTAACCCGTTCCCCCCAAGTATTGAAGTGTCGTCTTCACCTTTTCGATCAAGTTGATAACTCACGGCCAGACGCGGGGCCCGTTGCTCATTTAGAATTGCCTGAGCAACAGTACCATGGGGCTATTGAATTGGCTTTTGCCAATACCCTGCAATTAGCGTTACTCCTGGACTCTCCAGAGTATCAGGTTATTGCCCAGGATTTACCCCGGTACATCAAAAACTTTCGTCCTTTTCCTGAGCGTTCTGCCTACACTTTTGTCTATGAAGGACAACTGACCCTAGCCGGTCAACGCAGTGCTACAGTCGCCGACTTGATTACTCGAATTGGTGCAGCCAATCAACTTAAACCTGATGTCACTACCCTGATGTTGGGGCAACAGGCCTTGGCATCATCCCGCTCCTTGGGAGAAAAACTACCCGGTACCAATGCGGATGCGGTTAAACGTCTTTTTGCTCGTGGAGAGGCCTTTGACTCCCAGGGCTTTATTGACTTTTTTACCGATCACCCCGTTTATCAATTTGGTAATTTCCCCGTCTGTTTTGATAAGGCGGCGATTAAGGCCTCTGTGACGGCCTTTTTTGGAGCTGTATCGGCACTCTACCACGATATTAAAATGCTCTGGGAAGTGGGGGAGGTCGTTTTTGTAGAAATGGATGTCACCTACTGGCGCTTAGATGGTTCTGAAGTAACCCTGCCCTGCGCCGATATTTTCCGGTTCGAGGGGGATAAGGTTTCAGAGTTGCGGATTTTCATGGATGCGAATCCTGTGGGAGATGCCACTATTCCAGTCTCCCCAACGGCCTCAGTGATGACCCTGAGTGATCAGCGTCGTTATCAACCGGTGGACGTGATGCGACAGTTCTTTAGCGATCATCCTGATGGGAAACAACGAGTCACTAATGGCTTTATTCCCAAATGGGCCATTGCGGGTCCCCGCTGGCCGGTTAACTTTGAAACCTTGGCTAGTGCAAACTCAGCAGGCCGTAATGGGGCTATTCTGACTAACGAGAAATTACCGGGGGCCAACGCTGACCAAGTGAAACGGCTTTTTGCTCGGGGCGAGGCCTTTGACTCTCAGGGTTTTATAGACTTTTTTACTGATCATCCTGTTTATCAATTCGGTAATTTCCCCGTCTGTTTTGATAAAGGAGCGATCAAGGCCTCTGTAACGGCTTTTTTCGGCAGTGTCAATGCTCTCTATCATGATATTAAAACCCTCTGGGAATACGGAGAGGTCGTATTCGTAGAAATGGATGTCACCTACTGGCGCAAAGATGGCTCCCAAGTGACCCTCCCTTGCTTCGATATTTGCCGCTTTGAAGGAGATAAACTTGCCGAGTTACGGATCTTTATGGATGCAAATCCGGTAGGGAATGCGTCTATTTCTGTTGCCGATACAGCTTCGGTCATGGTGTTGCGCGATCAACAAAAGTTTCCATCCACTGACCTGATGCGAGTCTTTTTCCGTGAACACCCCGATGGCAAAGAGCGGGTAGCTACCGGCTTTTTACCTAAATGGGCTATTGCTGGCCCTCAATGGTCGATCAGCTCAGATGCCATCAGCCCCAGCAGTGGCTCAGACCTAGCAGTACAAGACAAATGGGAACAACTGAAAGGCTATCTCAAAACCTTGAGAGTTGATCAATTAGCGAGCTTATTGGTTACCGATAATGCCCGTTTAACCCCATTTCAATAA
- a CDS encoding SDR family NAD(P)-dependent oxidoreductase, which yields MKLKDQVAIITGASKGIGKGVAAVFAQEGAKVVLAANGLKDGEQAAADIRAAGGEALFVQCDVANEEQVKALVQTTVEAFGRLDILVNNAGIGTYKSILDVTSEEWDRCLAVNLKGVFLCSKYSIPHMQAIGKGSIINMSSVHAHATANGVAPYCASKGAITALTRNMAIDYGPVIRVNSIAPGWIWTPLIEDLFNGYDDPVAVRKQVEDRQVMKRIGTPEDVGYACAFLASEEASFITGTQLFVDGGLTAVLEEW from the coding sequence ATGAAACTAAAAGATCAAGTTGCCATTATTACCGGTGCCTCTAAGGGAATCGGAAAGGGGGTTGCCGCCGTTTTTGCCCAAGAAGGGGCTAAGGTTGTCCTAGCGGCCAATGGCCTCAAGGACGGAGAGCAGGCAGCCGCAGACATTCGGGCAGCCGGTGGAGAAGCGCTCTTTGTCCAATGCGATGTTGCCAATGAAGAGCAGGTTAAGGCTTTAGTTCAGACAACAGTAGAAGCCTTTGGTCGGCTGGATATTCTGGTGAACAATGCGGGCATCGGTACTTACAAATCCATTCTTGACGTCACTAGTGAAGAATGGGATCGTTGTTTGGCGGTTAATTTAAAGGGGGTTTTTCTTTGTTCTAAATATTCAATTCCCCATATGCAGGCAATAGGGAAAGGTTCCATCATTAACATGTCCTCAGTTCATGCCCACGCGACAGCTAATGGTGTTGCTCCCTATTGTGCCTCCAAGGGAGCAATCACGGCCCTTACTCGTAACATGGCTATTGATTATGGGCCTGTGATTCGGGTTAATTCTATTGCTCCGGGCTGGATCTGGACCCCGCTTATCGAAGACCTTTTCAATGGTTACGATGATCCCGTAGCCGTTCGCAAACAAGTGGAAGATCGTCAAGTCATGAAGCGTATAGGCACCCCCGAGGATGTGGGTTATGCCTGTGCCTTTTTAGCCAGCGAAGAAGCCTCCTTTATTACAGGAACCCAGCTCTTCGTTGACGGTGGCCTAACTGCTGTACTGGAAGAATGGTAA
- a CDS encoding aldose 1-epimerase translates to MYTYGRKQGCRLSLDYTYKGMRVAFLENELIRVGVLLDKGADIFEFTYKPQDLDFLWQSPIPMRSPFVATSALAEGNFHDYYYGGWQEVLPSAGWASEAYKSSHQGLHGEVALLPFEAYIVEDSPEQIVLKTHVRLYRSPLRLERYMTLKRGQSALFLRERLENDAPVDFAIMWGHHPALGEPFLDDSCWVQTPASKIEVMDFHTNGLWETGLEFDYPLAQNRRTGQLENIAQVRSPAIKSVDVVFLKELSEGWYGITNQRQKVGFGMAWDHQLFKYLWMWQNYGGNDDYPWYGRAYTCALEPFTSYPPAGVTTAIKNGSALLMQPGQVIETDLVAVAYGGEGVKRIGRDGHVEQ, encoded by the coding sequence ATGTATACCTATGGGCGTAAACAGGGCTGTCGTCTGAGTTTAGATTACACCTACAAAGGAATGCGGGTGGCTTTCCTCGAAAATGAGCTAATTCGCGTGGGGGTTCTGCTGGATAAAGGAGCCGATATTTTTGAGTTCACCTATAAGCCTCAGGATCTTGATTTTCTCTGGCAATCGCCCATTCCGATGCGTTCGCCCTTCGTGGCGACAAGCGCTTTAGCAGAGGGGAACTTCCACGATTATTATTACGGAGGATGGCAGGAGGTTTTACCCTCGGCCGGCTGGGCTTCCGAGGCCTATAAAAGCTCTCACCAAGGGCTCCACGGCGAAGTCGCTCTACTCCCCTTTGAAGCCTACATTGTTGAGGATAGTCCAGAGCAAATCGTACTCAAAACTCACGTACGCCTATATCGTTCTCCTCTACGGTTGGAACGGTATATGACCCTCAAACGAGGCCAATCAGCCTTATTTTTACGGGAACGCCTAGAAAATGATGCTCCAGTGGATTTTGCAATTATGTGGGGCCATCATCCCGCCCTAGGAGAACCATTTCTAGATGATAGTTGCTGGGTACAAACCCCTGCTAGCAAAATCGAGGTAATGGATTTCCACACTAATGGACTTTGGGAAACGGGCCTTGAATTTGACTACCCCTTGGCCCAAAATCGGCGTACCGGCCAACTGGAAAACATTGCCCAGGTTCGTTCTCCAGCGATTAAATCCGTTGATGTAGTTTTTCTCAAGGAATTGAGTGAAGGCTGGTATGGTATTACCAATCAACGGCAAAAAGTTGGGTTTGGCATGGCCTGGGATCACCAACTCTTTAAGTATCTCTGGATGTGGCAAAACTACGGGGGCAATGATGATTATCCCTGGTACGGTCGAGCTTACACCTGTGCATTAGAACCCTTTACCAGTTATCCGCCGGCAGGAGTCACAACGGCCATTAAAAATGGTTCAGCCCTGCTCATGCAACCTGGTCAAGTCATTGAGACTGATTTGGTTGCAGTCGCCTATGGTGGCGAAGGAGTCAAGCGAATTGGACGTGATGGTCACGTGGAGCAATAG
- a CDS encoding DJ-1/PfpI family protein, with protein sequence MTITSKGKIGVLIEEHFDGTEFRRFNEYFPQQGYEVEYLSHLWGNPELRFGSNPENDQIEYHVTVKTEVNNVTPGDYKGIICIGAYAMDRLRYQVNVSKGQKNQAPAVVFLRNAMATEGVKLGTICHSLWLFCADPDLLKNRKVTCAHNIICDVENAGAEIVYEGEATADLVVDGNLITGKHPGMVDQFMEVFVREIEQT encoded by the coding sequence ATGACAATAACGAGCAAAGGCAAGATTGGTGTTCTCATTGAAGAGCACTTCGATGGTACCGAATTCCGCCGTTTTAATGAATATTTCCCCCAACAGGGATATGAAGTCGAATATCTCTCCCACCTTTGGGGAAATCCAGAACTGCGTTTTGGCTCGAATCCCGAAAACGATCAGATTGAGTATCACGTCACCGTCAAGACTGAAGTCAATAACGTTACACCGGGTGACTATAAAGGAATTATTTGTATCGGGGCCTATGCAATGGATCGCCTACGTTACCAAGTCAATGTCAGTAAAGGCCAGAAAAACCAGGCCCCTGCTGTTGTGTTTCTCCGAAATGCGATGGCCACTGAAGGGGTTAAATTAGGAACAATTTGCCATAGCTTATGGCTATTTTGTGCTGACCCCGATCTGCTCAAAAATCGAAAAGTGACCTGCGCCCACAATATTATCTGTGATGTGGAAAATGCCGGTGCAGAGATTGTTTATGAAGGAGAGGCAACGGCCGATTTGGTAGTTGATGGAAATTTAATCACCGGAAAACATCCTGGCATGGTCGATCAATTTATGGAAGTTTTTGTCAGGGAAATTGAACAGACTTAA